One genomic region from Nymphaea colorata isolate Beijing-Zhang1983 chromosome 10, ASM883128v2, whole genome shotgun sequence encodes:
- the LOC116263108 gene encoding nicotinate phosphoribosyltransferase 2-like yields MDVNRVTAKRMEKLDGPTNPIVSPLLTDLYQFTMAYAYWKAGKHLERAVFDLFFRKNPFGGEYTIFAGLEECIRFIANFRLEEEEIAFLRSVLPSTCDAGFFDYLEGVDCSDVEVYAIPEGSAVFPKIPLLRVEGPVAVVQILETPFLNLINYGSLVATNAARHRMVAGKSKGLLEFGLRRAQGPDGGISASKYCYIGGFDATSNIAAGKKFGIPLRGTHSHAFVSSFTSPDEIIDKVLPRCDNPDSSEDFVSLVQSWLCKLQAADSLRGTFRETNLSELAAFTSYALALPSSFLALVDTYDVVRSGVPNFCAVALALNDLGYKANGIRLDSGDLAYLSIQARKFFCAVETEFGVSGFGDMKITASNDINEETLDALNKQAHEVDAFGIGTHLVTCYAQPALGCVFKLVEINNQPRIKLSEDISKVSIPCKKQCYRLYGREGYPLVDIMTAEKEAPPKVGERILCRHPFNESKRAYVVPQRVEELLKCYWPGKSGKQREELPTLSESRKRCMEQLDQMRPDHLRRLNPTPYKVSVSAELYDFIHFLWLNEAPVGELQ; encoded by the exons ATGGATGTTAACAGAGTGACGGCAAAGAGGATGGAGAAGCTTGATGGTCCAACCAATCCGATAGTTTCCCCACTTCTTACAGATCTCTACCAATTTACAATGGCTTATGCTTACTGGAAAGCTGGCAAGCATCTTGAACGGGCTGT GTTCGATCTATTCTTTCGGAAGAACCCTTTTGGTGGTGAATATACTATCTTTGCTGGATTAGAAGAGTGCATCCGATTTATTGCTAATTTTAgattggaggaggaggagattgCATTCCTACGGTCTGTCTTGCCTTCCACATGTGAT GCTGGCTTCTTTGATTACCTTGAAGGAGTAGACTGCTCAGATGTGGAAGTGTATGCAATTCCTGAGGGCTCTGCTGTTTTCCCAAAAATACCTTTGTTGAGAGTTGAAGGACCTGTTGCC GTTGTGCAAATCTTAGAAACACCTTTTCTGAACTTAATAAACTATGGATCACTAGTTGCCACAAATGCTGCCAGACATCGCATGGTTGCTGGAAAATCAAAAGGTTTGCTTGAATTTGGACTCCGACGAGCACAG GGGCCTGATGGTGGAATAAGTGCATCAAAATACTGCTATATTGGTGGATTTGATGCCACAAG TAATATTGCTGCTGGAAAGAAGTTTGGGATACCACTTCGAGGAACACATTCCCATGCATTTGTTAGTTCATTTACG AGCCCGGATGAGATTATAGATAAAGTACTTCCTAGATGTGACAACCCTGATTCCTCTGAGGACTTTGTCAGTTTGGTGCAGTCTTGGCTATGTAAACTGCAG GCAGCTGATTCATTACGTGGTACTTTTAGGGAAACCAATTTGAGTGAGTTAGCAGCTTTTACATCATATGCGCTGGCACTTCCAAGTAGCTTTCTGGCTCTTGTAGACACATATGAT GTGGTGAGGAGTGGGGTGCCAAATTTTTGTGCAGTTGCCTTAGCCCTGAATGATTTGGG GTATAAAGCAAATGGTATTAGGTTAGATTCTGGTGATCTAGCCTATCTGTCTATTCAGGCACGTAAGTTCTTTTGTGCTGTTGAAACGGAGTTTGGAGTCTCCGGTTTTGGGGACATGAAAATTACTGCAAGCAATGACATCAATGAAGAAACATTGGATGCATTGAATAAACAG GCGCATGAGGTGGATGCATTTGGCATTGGCACGCATCTTGTCACATGCTATGCTCAGCCTGCTCTTGGTTGTGTTTTCAAGTTGGTTGAGATAAATAACCAACCCCGTATCAAACTTTCCGAAGATATCTCCAAG GTTTCAATACCATGTAAAAAGCAGTGCTATAGATTGTATGGAAGGGAGGGTTATCCTTTGGTAGACATTATGACTGCAGAAAAGGAAGCACCTCCAAAA GTAGGTGAACGTATTTTGTGCCGTCATCCATTCAACGAGTCTAAGAGGGCATATGTGGTGCCACAACGAGTTGAGGAACTCCTGAAGTGCTATTGGCCTGGTAAATCAG GCAAGCAAAGAGAAGAATTACCTACACTTTCAGAAAGCCGTAAACGATGTATGGAGCAGTTAGATCAAATGCGTCCAGATCATTTGCGGAGGTTGAACCCCACCCCTTACAAG
- the LOC116262036 gene encoding geraniol 8-hydroxylase-like gives MAAICDLVVPCFCILLSFVIFYSLISRKTSKLPPGPVGLPVVGSLFQLGVKPYESLARLSKQYGPLMTVRLGLKTTVVVSSAGMAEEVLLKHDRDLAGRTGLDATNVFHYAESSITMNQNCPRWRELRRLCSNEMFLPKRLDAVRGLREEKVQALLKHIQTASAAGRPVDIGKCTFSTALNLVSRTVYSEDVVDVESESAGEFKSLVWGLTQIVLKANIADYFPMLSLVDPQGIRRRNKALLKQMFAFLDKLIDKRLQSYGAREGWKKESEDFLDVLLRVVATPGSGFTRQNIRPLLSDIFIAGAETSSTTVEWAMAELLHHPDKMAAARSELKQAIGIGGAVQELDIPRLPYLNAVVKETLRLHPPGPILLPRRADVTVQVAGFTIPKHTEVLINAWAISRDDAYWENPTSFSPERFIGSDVDFKGKHYQFIPFGAGRRMCVGIALGERMVHLMLASLLHAFTWELPQGMAPEQLDMEAKDGVTLPKAVPLIVFPSPLMDK, from the exons GCTGCCATTTGTGATTTGGTGGTACCTTGTTTCTGCATCTTGCTGTCCTTTGTCATCTTCTACTCTCTTATTTCCCGGAAAACCAGCAAGCTCCCGCCAGGCCCGGTGGGTTTGCCGGTGGTTGGCTCCCTGTTCCAACTCGGCGTCAAGCCCTATGAGTCCCTGGCGAGACTCTCCAAGCAGTATGGACCACTCATGACCGTCCGTCTCGGGCTGAAGACCACGGTGGTGGTGTCCTCCGCGGGGATGGCGGAGGAGGTGCTGCTGAAGCACGACCGCGACCTCGCCGGCCGGACTGGCCTGGACGCGACCAACGTGTTCCACTACGCCGAGTCGAGCATCACGATGAACCAAAACTGCCCGAGATGGCGGGAGCTGAGACGCCTCTGCAGCAACGAGATGTTCTTGCCCAAGAGGCTGGACGCCGTGAGGGGACTCCGGGAGGAGAAGGTGCAGGCACTCCTCAAGCACATCCAAACGGCATCAGCGGCCGGGCGTCCGGTGGACATCGGCAAGTGCACTTTTTCCACTGCTCTGAATTTGGTGTCGCGTACGGTGTATTCGGAGGACGTGGTGGATGTGGAGTCGGAGTCGGCAGGCGAGTTCAAGAGCCTGGTGTGGGGATTGACACAGATTGTCCTGAAAGCAAACATAGCCGACTACTTTCCGATGCTGAGCTTGGTGGATCCTCAGGGGATCAGGCGAAGGAACAAGGCTCTTTTGAAGCAAATGTTTgcttttcttgacaaattgatCGATAAACGATTGCAATCGTATGGTGCTAGAGAAGGGTGGAAGAAGGAGAGCGAGGATTTCTTGGACGTGCTTCTCCGGGTTGTGGCGACCCCAGGCTCGGGGTTCACTAGACAGAACATCAGGCCCCTACTCTCG GACATCTTCATTGCTGGCGCGGAGACAAGCAGCACCACAGTGGAGTGGGCCATGGCAGAACTACTTCACCACCCGGACAAGATGGCTGCGGCTCGGTCTGAGCTAAAGCAGGCCATCGGCATCGGCGGCGCCGTCCAAGAGTTGGACATCCCACGGCTGCCTTACTTGAATGCGGTTGTGAAAGAGACCCTAAGGCTGCACCCGCCTGGTCCTATTCTCTTACCACGCAGAGCAGATGTTACTGTACAGGTTGCTGGGTTCACCATCCCCAAGCACACCGAGGTTCTCATCAATGCATGGGCCATAAGCCGCGATGATGCATATTGGGAAAACCCAACATCCTTCTCGCCGGAAAGATTTATTGGTTCCGACGTAGATTTTAAAGGGAAGCACTACCAATTCATCCCTTTTGGAGCAGGAAGGAGGATGTGCGTCGGCATAGCTTTGGGGGAAAGGATGGTTCACTTGATGCTGGCTTCTCTGCTCCATGCCTTTACATGGGAGCTTCCCCAAGGGATGGCACCAGAGCAACTTGATATGGAGGCCAAGGATGGGGTAACACTGCCGAAAGCCGTGCCTCTTATTGTATTCCCTTCTCCCTTAATGGACAAGTGA